The following proteins are encoded in a genomic region of Shinella zoogloeoides:
- a CDS encoding KpsF/GutQ family sugar-phosphate isomerase: protein MITRQAKVDVEGAISSAIRTIETEKAGLVALSAVLEGELHDVFREAVGLIGGIAGRLIVTGIGKSGHIGAKLAATLASTGTPSFFVHPVEANHGDLGMIGRDDVILALSWSGETAELQGIVSYSRRFAIPLIAMTSGERSALARAADIVLLLPKVQEACPHGLAPTTSTLMQLALGDAIAVALLEARGFTATDFKTFHPGGKLGASLSHVGDIMHSGENMPLVALGTSMPDAVHMLAQKRYGCVGVIDGEGTLVGIVTDGDIARNLSRNLSELTVDEVMTRSPKTVKPATLATAALGLLNQHNISALIVTDEAFRPVGIVHFHDLLRIGAA, encoded by the coding sequence ATGATCACAAGACAGGCAAAAGTTGACGTCGAGGGCGCCATTTCCTCCGCGATCCGGACGATCGAGACGGAGAAGGCGGGGCTCGTCGCCCTTTCCGCGGTGCTGGAAGGCGAACTGCACGACGTCTTTCGCGAGGCGGTCGGGCTCATCGGCGGCATCGCCGGGCGGCTGATCGTCACCGGCATCGGCAAATCCGGCCATATCGGCGCGAAGCTCGCCGCGACGCTCGCCTCGACCGGCACGCCGTCCTTCTTCGTCCATCCCGTCGAAGCCAACCATGGCGATCTCGGCATGATCGGTCGCGACGACGTGATCCTGGCGCTGTCCTGGAGCGGCGAGACCGCCGAGCTGCAGGGCATCGTTTCCTATTCCCGTCGCTTCGCCATTCCGCTGATCGCGATGACCTCCGGCGAGCGGTCGGCGCTGGCGCGGGCGGCCGATATCGTGCTCCTGCTGCCGAAGGTGCAGGAGGCCTGTCCGCATGGGCTGGCGCCGACGACCTCGACGCTGATGCAGCTTGCGCTGGGCGATGCCATCGCCGTCGCGCTGCTGGAGGCGCGCGGCTTCACGGCGACGGATTTCAAGACCTTCCATCCCGGCGGCAAGCTCGGGGCGAGCCTTTCCCATGTCGGCGACATCATGCACAGCGGCGAGAACATGCCGCTCGTCGCGCTCGGCACCTCGATGCCGGATGCGGTGCACATGCTGGCGCAGAAGCGCTACGGCTGCGTCGGCGTGATCGACGGGGAGGGGACGCTGGTCGGCATCGTCACCGACGGCGATATCGCGCGCAACCTGTCGCGCAATCTCTCCGAGCTCACCGTCGACGAGGTGATGACGCGCAGCCCCAAGACCGTGAAGCCGGCGACGCTCGCGACGGCCGCGCTCGGCCTTCTCAACCAGCACAACATTTCCGCGCTGATCGTCACCGACGAGGCCTTCCGCCCCGTCGGCATCGTGCATTTCCACGACCTGCTCAGGATCGGCGCCGCTTAA
- a CDS encoding outer membrane beta-barrel protein, with protein MEREALVPRPRRRLAGLLLAGTMLAAVPAAAQQANSLTPSALETLATGTADPSAGATETPDTTDATTTATTPRPALSDEAVAALSDAGDRDGIVERRAERLNQRENSLSGVRNSRLGDPWEPVGVRVGTFVLRPSITQGIGFERTKSGNTTTSRTYSQTGFRGSLTSDWSRHQLTIDAEGVYQRNISGTGETEPEARVNGDLRLDLSDDTVAHITGGYAFERESATDPNAIVGASTQSGVQTLSGGANIMRDFGLIRGTFGANVERHTYGSATATNGSKLDQSFRNYTEGTLTGRVGYELSPALIPYLEASVGRAVYDDKLSAGYERSFSTLGARAGVEIDLGEKLRGDLGAGYKRAKFDDSRLAALEGLTMDGAVNWSPLRGTDLRLGLRTDLEPSSTSGESGYVSYGTTADLTHELRDNLVARLSAAYTLRDFSTTGTANQNIYLVGAGLTWNINRWLAMTGDVSYEVTRQSGASDTGITRAGIGLVLRR; from the coding sequence ATGGAACGCGAGGCACTGGTGCCCCGCCCGAGACGGCGACTGGCCGGGCTTCTGCTCGCCGGCACCATGCTTGCCGCCGTTCCCGCCGCTGCCCAGCAGGCGAATTCCCTGACACCCTCCGCCCTCGAGACGCTGGCGACGGGAACCGCGGATCCTTCGGCGGGAGCCACGGAAACCCCCGATACGACCGACGCGACCACGACCGCCACGACGCCCCGTCCCGCCCTCAGCGACGAAGCGGTGGCCGCGCTTTCGGACGCCGGCGACCGCGACGGCATCGTCGAGCGGCGTGCCGAGCGGTTGAACCAGCGCGAGAACAGCCTCAGCGGCGTCCGCAACAGCCGGCTCGGCGATCCCTGGGAACCGGTCGGCGTCCGCGTCGGGACGTTCGTCCTGCGCCCCTCGATCACGCAGGGCATCGGCTTCGAGCGTACGAAGAGCGGAAACACCACGACGAGCCGCACCTATTCCCAGACCGGCTTCCGCGGCTCCCTCACCTCCGACTGGTCGCGCCACCAGCTCACCATCGATGCCGAGGGCGTCTACCAGCGCAATATCAGCGGCACGGGGGAAACCGAGCCTGAGGCGCGGGTGAACGGCGACCTCCGGCTCGACCTCAGCGACGACACCGTCGCCCATATCACCGGCGGCTACGCGTTCGAGCGCGAAAGCGCCACCGATCCCAATGCCATCGTCGGCGCCAGCACCCAGTCCGGCGTGCAGACGCTGTCCGGCGGGGCCAATATCATGCGCGATTTCGGCCTGATCCGCGGCACGTTCGGCGCCAATGTCGAACGGCACACCTACGGATCGGCAACCGCCACCAACGGCAGCAAGCTGGACCAGTCGTTCCGCAACTATACGGAAGGAACGCTGACGGGCCGGGTCGGCTACGAGCTCTCCCCCGCGCTGATCCCCTATCTCGAAGCCTCGGTGGGCCGCGCGGTCTATGACGACAAGCTTTCGGCCGGATACGAACGCTCCTTCTCGACGCTCGGCGCGCGGGCGGGTGTGGAAATCGATCTCGGGGAAAAGCTGCGCGGCGATCTCGGCGCCGGCTACAAACGCGCCAAGTTCGACGACAGCCGCCTCGCCGCCCTCGAAGGGCTGACGATGGACGGCGCCGTCAACTGGTCACCGCTGCGCGGCACCGACCTGAGGCTCGGCCTGCGCACGGATCTGGAGCCCTCTTCCACGAGCGGCGAAAGCGGCTACGTCTCCTATGGCACGACGGCCGACCTGACGCATGAGCTGCGCGACAATCTCGTCGCACGCCTCAGCGCCGCCTATACGCTGCGCGACTTCTCCACGACGGGCACCGCCAACCAGAACATCTATCTGGTCGGCGCAGGCCTTACCTGGAACATAAACCGCTGGCTGGCGATGACCGGCGACGTCTCCTACGAGGTGACGCGCCAGTCGGGCGCCTCCGATACCGGCATCACGCGCGCCGGCATCGGCCTTGTCCTTCGCCGCTGA
- the galU gene encoding UTP--glucose-1-phosphate uridylyltransferase GalU has product MSQTRKVRKAVFPVAGLGTRFLPATKAVPKEMLTVVDKPVIQYVVDEALDAGIEHLIFVTGRSKAVIEDYFDIQVELEQTLRQRNKTAELTLLESILPVAGSTSFTRQQEPLGLGHAVWCARELVGNEPFALLLPDMIMKAEKGCMKGMVELFEQSGANVIAVEECAPDQAHKYGIVGVGEKIGDGFAITQMVEKPAKGTAPSNFFINGRYILQPEIFPILSTQERGAGNEIQLTDAMVKLADSQKFAAYHFRGETYDCGAKDGFILANIAFALARADIRPAVEGPLKQLVAGLK; this is encoded by the coding sequence ATGTCGCAGACACGTAAGGTTCGCAAAGCAGTCTTTCCAGTGGCGGGCCTCGGCACCCGCTTCCTTCCGGCCACCAAGGCCGTTCCGAAGGAAATGCTGACCGTCGTGGACAAGCCCGTGATCCAGTATGTCGTCGATGAGGCGCTGGATGCCGGCATCGAGCACCTGATCTTCGTGACGGGCCGCTCCAAGGCGGTCATCGAGGATTATTTCGACATTCAGGTCGAGCTGGAGCAGACGCTGCGCCAGCGCAACAAGACGGCCGAGCTGACACTGCTCGAAAGCATCCTGCCGGTCGCCGGCTCCACCAGCTTCACCCGCCAGCAGGAGCCGCTCGGTCTCGGCCATGCCGTCTGGTGCGCCCGCGAGCTCGTCGGCAACGAGCCCTTCGCCCTGCTCCTGCCCGACATGATCATGAAGGCGGAAAAGGGCTGCATGAAGGGCATGGTCGAGCTCTTCGAGCAAAGCGGCGCGAATGTCATCGCCGTCGAGGAATGCGCGCCCGACCAGGCGCACAAATACGGCATCGTCGGCGTCGGCGAGAAGATCGGCGACGGTTTCGCCATCACCCAGATGGTCGAGAAGCCGGCGAAGGGCACCGCGCCTTCCAACTTCTTCATCAACGGTCGCTACATCCTCCAGCCGGAAATCTTCCCGATCCTCTCCACGCAGGAGCGCGGCGCGGGCAACGAAATCCAGCTCACCGACGCCATGGTGAAGCTTGCCGACAGCCAGAAGTTCGCCGCCTATCATTTCCGCGGCGAGACCTATGACTGCGGCGCCAAGGATGGCTTCATCCTCGCCAATATCGCCTTCGCGCTCGCCCGTGCGGATATCCGCCCGGCCGTCGAGGGCCCGCTGAAGCAGCTCGTCGCGGGTCTCAAGTAA
- a CDS encoding lytic murein transglycosylase has translation MTQNLRTVLRRSALTLLLSVGLLAQASMARAADPRFQKWIADFYATAADAGISKSTYQKAFAGVKTPDPDVIQKATYQPEFTNKIWDYLDSRVNPYTVKIGREMAAKHGRTLAALERHFGVDRNVLLAIWSMESNYGAVLKKDDRLHYVPRALATLAYADSKRANYARKQLIAALKIIQRGDIDAADMTGSWAGAMGHTQFIPTSYLIYAVDADGNGHRDIWNSVPDALATAANLLAKNGWQAGKTWGYEIVVPKGGNKYSGQTKTLAQWAKLGFTRPGGNGFKNGSDRAELKLPANGGPGFLMTKNFFVIKRYNASDSYAMGVGMLADQIAGYGGVKQRWPRPDGALDITEKFELQTRLKELGYYEGEVDGNFGSGSKAAIQAFQNRVGLAADGEPSQQLLRALRR, from the coding sequence ATGACACAGAATCTGAGAACCGTTCTGCGCCGATCCGCGCTCACCCTTCTTCTGTCGGTAGGGCTCCTCGCGCAGGCATCCATGGCCCGCGCGGCCGATCCCCGCTTCCAGAAATGGATTGCCGATTTCTATGCCACGGCGGCCGACGCCGGCATCAGCAAGTCGACTTACCAGAAGGCCTTTGCCGGCGTGAAGACGCCCGATCCCGACGTGATCCAGAAGGCGACCTACCAGCCGGAATTCACCAACAAGATCTGGGACTATCTCGATTCGCGCGTGAACCCCTACACGGTGAAGATCGGCCGCGAAATGGCGGCCAAGCACGGCCGCACGCTCGCCGCGCTGGAGCGGCATTTCGGCGTCGACCGCAACGTGCTGCTCGCCATCTGGTCGATGGAATCCAACTACGGCGCCGTGCTGAAGAAGGACGACCGGCTGCATTACGTGCCGCGCGCGCTGGCGACGCTTGCCTATGCCGATTCCAAGCGGGCGAACTATGCGCGCAAGCAGCTCATCGCCGCTCTCAAGATCATCCAGCGCGGCGACATCGACGCCGCCGACATGACCGGCTCCTGGGCCGGCGCCATGGGTCACACCCAGTTCATCCCCACGAGCTACCTGATCTATGCCGTCGACGCCGACGGCAACGGCCACCGCGACATCTGGAACTCCGTGCCGGACGCGCTGGCGACCGCCGCGAACCTGCTGGCCAAGAACGGCTGGCAGGCCGGCAAGACCTGGGGCTACGAGATCGTCGTGCCGAAGGGCGGCAACAAATATTCCGGCCAGACGAAGACGCTCGCCCAATGGGCCAAGCTCGGCTTCACGCGCCCGGGCGGCAACGGCTTCAAGAACGGTTCCGACCGGGCCGAGCTCAAGCTGCCGGCGAATGGCGGGCCGGGCTTCCTGATGACCAAGAACTTCTTCGTCATCAAGCGCTACAACGCGTCGGATTCCTACGCGATGGGCGTCGGCATGCTGGCCGACCAGATCGCCGGCTATGGCGGCGTCAAGCAGCGCTGGCCGCGCCCGGACGGCGCGCTCGACATCACGGAAAAGTTCGAGCTCCAGACCCGCCTCAAGGAACTCGGCTATTACGAGGGCGAGGTCGACGGCAATTTCGGCTCCGGCTCCAAGGCTGCCATCCAGGCCTTCCAGAACCGCGTGGGCCTTGCCGCCGACGGCGAGCCGAGCCAGCAGCTCCTGCGGGCGCTGCGCCGCTGA
- a CDS encoding DUF459 domain-containing protein, translating into MNRTTTTRIVRLALALVAAASVVVTSLPASAQEQRRERKTILELLFGTPKRKVVEPEPQIQKPRAVIRKKKPAPTVAKKAEPPPVEKLPDAKVVLVVGDFIAGSLGDGLDAAFETTPGIRVERRTNGSSGIVREDYYNWPASLPALIAETKPALIVVSMGANDRQQMTVAGEKEKFRSEAWTKEYEARIARIAALARQDGKPLLWMGMPPFQSSALTADMTTLNTLYHASAEKAGGEFVDIWDGFVDEDGKFVISGSDINGQQVRLRGSDGINFTKAGKRKLAFYVEKEIRRLLGAAAADGPGLQGDLKDLVVATPPAEDAEITKTQPISLADPALDGGTALLGAAPIKGTGKSLRDKLVEKGETADAPLGRVDDFRLDKTATP; encoded by the coding sequence ATGAACAGGACGACGACCACCCGGATTGTGCGCCTTGCCCTCGCGCTGGTGGCGGCCGCAAGCGTCGTCGTCACGTCCCTGCCCGCGAGCGCGCAGGAGCAGCGCCGCGAGCGCAAGACGATCCTCGAGCTTCTCTTCGGCACGCCGAAGCGCAAGGTCGTCGAGCCAGAACCGCAGATCCAGAAGCCGCGCGCCGTCATCCGCAAGAAGAAGCCGGCCCCGACGGTCGCCAAGAAGGCCGAACCGCCGCCGGTCGAGAAGCTGCCCGACGCCAAGGTGGTGCTCGTCGTCGGCGACTTCATCGCCGGCAGCCTCGGCGATGGTCTCGACGCCGCCTTCGAGACGACACCCGGCATCCGCGTCGAGCGCCGCACCAACGGCTCCTCCGGCATCGTGCGCGAGGACTATTACAACTGGCCCGCATCGCTTCCCGCCCTGATCGCGGAGACCAAGCCAGCCCTCATCGTCGTCAGCATGGGCGCGAACGACCGCCAGCAGATGACTGTGGCCGGCGAGAAGGAGAAATTCCGCTCCGAGGCCTGGACAAAGGAATACGAGGCGCGCATCGCCCGCATCGCGGCGCTGGCCCGGCAGGATGGCAAGCCGCTGCTCTGGATGGGCATGCCGCCCTTCCAGTCCTCCGCGCTGACCGCGGACATGACGACGCTCAACACCCTCTATCACGCGAGCGCGGAGAAGGCCGGCGGCGAGTTCGTCGACATCTGGGACGGTTTCGTCGACGAGGATGGCAAGTTCGTCATTTCCGGTTCCGACATCAACGGCCAGCAGGTACGCCTGCGCGGCTCCGATGGCATCAACTTCACCAAGGCCGGCAAGCGCAAGCTCGCCTTCTACGTGGAAAAGGAAATCCGCCGCCTGCTCGGCGCTGCCGCCGCCGACGGCCCGGGCCTGCAGGGCGATCTCAAGGACCTCGTCGTCGCGACGCCCCCGGCGGAAGACGCCGAGATCACCAAGACCCAGCCCATCAGCCTCGCCGACCCGGCGCTGGACGGCGGCACCGCCCTCCTCGGCGCCGCGCCGATCAAGGGCACCGGCAAGAGCCTGCGCGACAAGCTGGTGGAAAAGGGCGAGACCGCCGACGCGCCGCTCGGCCGCGTGGACGATTTCCGGCTGGACAAGACGGCGACGCCGTAG
- a CDS encoding glutamate synthase subunit beta: MGKVTGFMEIDRQVMKYQPASDRIRHFREFTIPMSDPEVQKQAARCMDCGIPYCHGPTGCPVHNQIPDWNDLVYNGNWEEAIRNLHSTNNFPEFTGRVCPAPCEEACTLNLEDTPVSIKTVEQAIADKAYEMGYIVPQPATVKTGKKVAVIGSGPAGMAAAQQLARAGHEVHLYERESKAGGLLRYGIPDFKMEKNFIDRRVDQMRGEGVTFHYGVNVGVDKPMDEMLAEHDAVLYCGGSETPRDAGIPGVDFAGVHDAMPYLVQQNRRVGRENIDSVGWPSAPILAGGKHIVVVGGGDTASDCVGTAFRQGAVKVTQLDIRPQPPEKEDKLAVWPFWATKMRTSSSQAEGAVREFQVGTLEFVGDEDGVLTGVKCCQVDDRRKPIPGTEFIIKADLAFIAIGFRGPFTTSVLKDLGDKLAINTDKRGSSNVIANDRDYKTSVDKLWTAGDVRRGQSLVVWAIREGRQAARAIDEALMGSTTLPR; the protein is encoded by the coding sequence GTGGGCAAGGTAACTGGTTTCATGGAAATCGACCGGCAGGTGATGAAGTATCAGCCGGCCTCCGACCGCATCCGCCATTTCCGCGAATTCACCATTCCGATGTCGGATCCCGAAGTGCAGAAGCAGGCCGCGCGCTGCATGGACTGCGGCATTCCCTATTGCCATGGTCCGACCGGGTGTCCGGTGCACAACCAGATCCCGGACTGGAACGACCTCGTCTATAACGGCAACTGGGAAGAGGCGATCCGCAACCTGCATTCGACCAACAACTTCCCGGAATTCACCGGCCGCGTCTGCCCCGCACCCTGCGAGGAGGCGTGCACGCTGAACCTCGAGGACACTCCGGTCTCCATCAAGACCGTCGAGCAGGCGATCGCCGACAAGGCCTACGAGATGGGCTATATCGTGCCGCAGCCGGCGACGGTGAAGACCGGCAAGAAGGTCGCCGTCATCGGCTCCGGCCCGGCCGGCATGGCGGCCGCCCAGCAGCTCGCCCGCGCAGGTCATGAAGTCCATCTCTACGAGCGTGAATCCAAGGCCGGCGGCCTGCTGCGCTACGGCATTCCGGACTTCAAGATGGAGAAGAACTTCATCGACCGCCGTGTCGACCAGATGCGTGGCGAGGGCGTCACCTTCCACTACGGCGTCAATGTCGGCGTCGACAAGCCGATGGACGAGATGCTGGCAGAGCACGATGCCGTGCTCTATTGCGGCGGCTCGGAAACCCCGCGCGACGCCGGCATTCCGGGCGTCGATTTCGCGGGCGTGCATGATGCCATGCCCTATCTCGTGCAGCAGAACCGCCGCGTCGGCCGCGAGAACATCGACAGCGTCGGCTGGCCCTCCGCGCCGATCCTTGCCGGCGGCAAGCACATCGTCGTCGTCGGCGGCGGCGATACCGCGTCGGACTGCGTCGGCACGGCGTTCCGCCAGGGCGCGGTGAAGGTCACGCAGCTCGACATCCGCCCGCAGCCGCCGGAAAAGGAAGACAAGCTCGCCGTCTGGCCCTTCTGGGCGACGAAGATGCGCACCTCCTCCTCGCAGGCCGAAGGCGCCGTGCGCGAGTTCCAGGTCGGCACGCTCGAATTCGTCGGCGACGAGGACGGCGTGCTGACGGGCGTGAAGTGCTGCCAGGTGGATGATCGCCGCAAGCCGATCCCCGGCACGGAGTTCATCATCAAGGCGGACCTCGCCTTCATCGCCATCGGCTTCCGCGGCCCCTTCACCACCAGCGTGCTGAAGGACCTCGGCGACAAGCTTGCGATCAACACCGACAAGCGCGGCTCGTCGAACGTCATCGCCAATGACCGCGACTACAAGACCTCGGTCGACAAGCTCTGGACGGCCGGCGACGTGCGCCGCGGCCAGTCGCTCGTCGTCTGGGCGATCCGCGAAGGCCGCCAGGCGGCGCGCGCCATCGACGAGGCGCTGATGGGCTCGACCACGCTGCCGCGGTGA